One window of Helicobacter winghamensis ATCC BAA-430 genomic DNA carries:
- a CDS encoding ATP-dependent helicase has translation MQDFLDDLNPSQREAATTIDGALLILAGAGSGKTKTITARLAYLIDVVGIPPGNTLTLTFTNKAAGEMQKRALNMIQNTTMHPPLLCTFHKFGLLFLKFYITHLGRKANFILADSEDTKRIIKDLNEDLAPLPLILSEISRYKNSQISPEEALKSAHNGTYKHIAKIYGKYQEFLLQKNMVDFDDLLLLPLEIMQENKEIAKEVSEKYQYIMVDEYQDTNHLQYLLLKCLCSTHQNLCVVGDDDQSIYSWRGANIQNILQFSEHFKGAKVIKLQENYRSTHTILQAANALIAHNKQRLGKTLISTLGEGKKIEIFHSSDELEEVQNITKAIRKLLDSNISPKDIAILFRLNALSRSLEEGFNRAKIPYVLVGAIRFYERSEIKDVLSYFRVLVNLEDDFSLARIINKPKRGIGKTTLDKVLRLAQEHNTSVYGLFAKDYSALKGAISKKAYESFQEFFSTMLGLQESLKHSSLNFIDVFEEKIGLCEALSQSNDEIDRVSNIEEFYGVYREYIKQNPLMELEDFLNDLALRSDQEDVEMRTESKGVEGVSCMSVHSSKGLEFEYVFIIGLEEGFFPLVREDSNIEEERRLGYVAFTRAKKELFLSYVDSRFYRGNRAALMPSRFLGESGVSAIKAQFQKSVESDCKRDVFQKGDCVMHKIFGAGRILEVSKSGKEVKLKINFGGLVRDILGSYVSKV, from the coding sequence ATGCAAGATTTTTTAGATGATTTAAATCCTAGCCAGCGTGAAGCAGCGACAACCATAGATGGCGCACTTTTGATTTTAGCAGGGGCAGGCAGTGGTAAGACAAAGACTATCACTGCTCGTCTTGCGTATTTAATTGATGTGGTTGGGATTCCACCTGGCAACACCTTAACCCTAACTTTCACAAACAAAGCAGCAGGTGAAATGCAAAAACGGGCTTTAAATATGATTCAAAACACCACAATGCACCCGCCATTGCTTTGCACTTTTCATAAGTTTGGATTGCTATTTTTAAAGTTTTATATTACACATTTAGGAAGGAAGGCTAATTTTATTCTAGCAGATAGTGAGGATACTAAGCGTATTATAAAAGATCTAAATGAGGATTTAGCACCGCTTCCGCTAATCCTTAGTGAAATTTCGCGTTATAAAAATTCTCAAATCTCTCCAGAGGAAGCATTAAAATCTGCACATAATGGTACCTATAAACATATAGCAAAAATTTATGGAAAATATCAAGAATTTTTATTGCAAAAAAATATGGTAGATTTTGATGATTTACTTTTGCTTCCATTAGAAATTATGCAAGAAAATAAAGAAATTGCTAAGGAAGTGAGCGAAAAATATCAATATATAATGGTTGATGAATATCAAGATACAAACCACTTGCAATATTTGCTTTTAAAATGTTTGTGTTCTACACATCAAAACCTTTGCGTTGTAGGTGATGATGATCAAAGTATTTATAGTTGGCGGGGGGCAAATATACAAAATATCTTGCAATTTAGTGAGCATTTTAAAGGCGCAAAGGTGATTAAGCTTCAAGAAAATTATCGCTCCACACATACGATTTTACAGGCAGCAAATGCTCTGATTGCTCACAATAAGCAAAGGCTTGGAAAAACGCTAATTAGCACTCTAGGCGAGGGTAAAAAAATAGAGATTTTTCACTCTAGTGATGAGCTAGAAGAAGTGCAAAATATCACAAAAGCAATCCGCAAGCTTTTAGATTCTAATATTAGCCCTAAAGATATTGCGATTTTATTTCGTTTAAATGCGCTTTCTCGCTCGCTAGAAGAGGGTTTTAATCGCGCTAAGATTCCTTATGTTTTAGTTGGCGCAATCCGTTTTTATGAAAGAAGTGAGATTAAAGATGTGTTAAGTTATTTTCGTGTGCTTGTGAATTTAGAAGATGATTTTTCACTAGCGCGCATTATTAATAAACCAAAACGCGGAATTGGTAAGACAACACTTGATAAGGTTTTGCGCCTTGCGCAAGAACATAATACTAGCGTGTATGGGTTATTTGCTAAAGATTATAGTGCGCTTAAAGGTGCAATTAGTAAAAAGGCATATGAGAGTTTTCAAGAATTTTTTTCTACAATGTTGGGCTTGCAAGAGAGTTTGAAGCATTCTAGCCTTAATTTTATTGATGTTTTTGAAGAGAAAATTGGGCTTTGTGAAGCATTAAGTCAAAGTAATGATGAAATTGATAGGGTGAGTAATATTGAAGAATTTTATGGTGTGTATAGGGAGTATATCAAGCAAAATCCTCTAATGGAGTTAGAGGACTTTTTAAATGATTTAGCCTTAAGAAGTGATCAAGAAGATGTGGAAATGCGCACAGAAAGCAAGGGTGTGGAGGGTGTATCTTGTATGAGTGTGCATTCTAGCAAGGGACTAGAGTTTGAATATGTGTTTATTATTGGGCTTGAAGAGGGTTTTTTCCCGCTTGTGCGTGAAGATAGCAATATTGAAGAAGAGCGTAGGCTTGGGTATGTAGCTTTTACGCGTGCGAAAAAAGAGTTGTTTTTAAGTTATGTAGATTCTAGGTTTTATCGTGGGAATCGCGCAGCTTTAATGCCTTCAAGGTTTTTAGGGGAGAGTGGCGTGAGTGCGATTAAGGCGCAATTTCAAAAAAGCGTGGAGAGTGATTGTAAGAGAGATGTGTTTCAAAAGGGAGATTGTGTGATGCACAAAATCTTTGGCGCAGGTAGAATCCTAGAAGTTAGCAAAAGCGGAAAAGAAGTTAAGCTTAAAATAAATTTTGGTGGGCTTGTGAGAGATATTTTAGGAAGTTATGTGAGTAAAGTGTAG
- a CDS encoding calcium-translocating P-type ATPase, PMCA-type, whose translation MNPIKTPQDIALQTALKTDSDFGLTQAQVESNRTKFGNNTFSKTPPPTLLNELIEAFKEPMVLLLLFAALLALGINTYEFLAHGNANFLECVGIFIAIFLSIAITLTMERRSQKAFETLNAITQGNKVRLLRNGEITQILQDEVVVGDIILLESGDKIPSDCVILHAQSLLCDESSLTGESVPSLKSEANLNTPLDEIPNSVMLYRGCFITQGNAKALCIATGDNTEFGKIAAALDSKQKSTTPLQEKLKTLSGKITLFGASAAMLAFFIQIGFFIFRGEVAFSNIAQAFISSIVLIVASVPEGLPTIVAISLALNIIKMSKQNALVKKLIACETIGCVNIICSDKTGTLTQNKMSVEHCYLEQENPKATQHFLENCALNSTANLGSNDTFIGNPTECALLVYAKKLEFDYKPLRKKAEILHSFPFASQTKNMTTLARFDNQLMCYSKGSPEKILTQCKAFANLDSIKEQIKSYQVKAYRVIAFAQKEIPLNANTTKIEREKLESQMEFCGFVAIADPLREDAYEAIMECKRAGIALKILTGDNLETAKAIGNQLHLLNEHSIAIEAQVIEKLSQKELLKILPDITIIARSTPSVKMQIVNALKAQGNVVALTGDGINDAPALKHSDVGIAMGICGTEVSKEASDIILLNDSFATIVKAIEWGRGIYQNFQRFIQFQLTVNLSSVLIVLAAVVCGFTAPFSALQLLWVNLIMDGPPALTLGLEPVCKNVLDQKPTKRDSNIITRNMLVLILSSGIFIAIMCLLQYFTNFLGASEEQKGTALFTLFVIFQLFNAFNARELNNHSIFSNLLGNRLMLGTFVLTFALQVLIVEFGGSAFQTQPLEFILWCKIICVGFSVILLGEITRLFLRKNSKDIYKNNFINL comes from the coding sequence TTGAATCCTATAAAAACACCACAAGACATAGCGCTACAAACCGCTTTAAAAACTGATTCCGATTTCGGTTTAACACAAGCGCAAGTAGAATCTAATCGCACAAAGTTTGGTAACAATACTTTTAGCAAAACTCCACCACCCACACTTTTAAATGAACTTATTGAAGCCTTTAAAGAGCCTATGGTGCTTTTACTACTTTTTGCCGCACTCTTAGCGCTTGGCATTAACACTTATGAGTTTCTAGCTCACGGCAATGCGAACTTTTTAGAGTGCGTTGGAATCTTTATTGCAATCTTTCTCTCCATTGCAATTACACTTACAATGGAACGCCGCAGTCAAAAAGCTTTTGAAACTCTAAATGCAATCACGCAAGGCAACAAAGTGCGTCTTTTGCGCAATGGTGAAATCACACAAATCTTGCAAGATGAAGTCGTTGTAGGCGATATTATCTTATTAGAGAGCGGCGATAAGATTCCAAGCGATTGCGTGATTCTCCACGCACAAAGCTTGCTTTGCGATGAATCAAGCCTAACTGGCGAAAGCGTGCCAAGCTTGAAATCTGAAGCTAATTTAAACACACCTCTAGATGAGATTCCAAACTCTGTTATGCTCTATCGGGGCTGTTTTATCACACAAGGCAATGCAAAGGCTCTTTGTATCGCCACAGGAGATAACACAGAATTTGGTAAAATTGCAGCCGCCCTTGATTCTAAGCAAAAATCCACAACACCTTTACAAGAGAAACTAAAAACTCTAAGTGGCAAAATCACTCTCTTTGGCGCAAGTGCTGCAATGCTAGCTTTTTTTATCCAAATAGGATTCTTTATTTTTAGGGGTGAAGTTGCTTTCTCTAACATCGCACAAGCGTTTATTTCTAGTATTGTTTTAATTGTCGCTTCCGTTCCAGAGGGCTTGCCTACCATTGTTGCTATCTCTTTAGCCTTAAATATCATCAAAATGTCTAAGCAAAACGCCCTAGTAAAAAAGCTAATTGCGTGTGAAACAATCGGTTGTGTAAATATCATTTGTAGTGATAAAACAGGCACACTCACGCAAAACAAAATGTCGGTGGAACATTGCTACTTAGAACAAGAAAACCCCAAAGCCACGCAACACTTCTTAGAAAATTGCGCCCTAAACTCCACAGCAAACTTAGGGAGTAACGACACATTTATCGGCAATCCCACAGAATGTGCTTTGCTAGTGTATGCTAAAAAGCTAGAATTTGACTATAAGCCCTTACGCAAAAAAGCAGAGATTTTACACTCTTTCCCCTTTGCTTCACAAACAAAAAATATGACCACTCTAGCACGCTTTGATAATCAGCTAATGTGCTATTCTAAAGGCTCACCAGAAAAGATTCTCACGCAATGCAAGGCATTTGCAAATTTGGATTCCATAAAAGAGCAAATCAAATCTTATCAGGTTAAAGCCTATCGCGTAATTGCCTTTGCGCAAAAAGAGATTCCATTAAATGCTAATACCACAAAAATAGAGCGCGAAAAATTGGAATCACAAATGGAGTTTTGCGGGTTTGTAGCCATTGCTGACCCATTGCGTGAAGATGCCTATGAAGCGATTATGGAATGCAAGAGAGCTGGCATTGCGCTTAAAATTCTAACAGGCGATAACCTAGAGACTGCAAAGGCAATTGGCAATCAACTCCATTTATTAAACGAACATTCTATCGCCATTGAGGCTCAAGTTATAGAAAAATTAAGCCAAAAAGAACTCTTAAAAATACTCCCGGATATTACCATTATTGCCCGCTCCACACCAAGTGTAAAAATGCAAATTGTAAATGCTTTAAAAGCACAAGGTAATGTTGTAGCCCTAACAGGCGATGGAATCAATGATGCGCCAGCCCTTAAACATTCTGATGTAGGCATTGCAATGGGGATTTGTGGCACAGAAGTCTCCAAAGAAGCAAGTGATATTATCTTGCTAAATGATAGCTTTGCGACCATTGTAAAGGCGATAGAATGGGGACGGGGAATCTACCAAAACTTCCAACGCTTTATCCAATTCCAACTCACCGTGAATCTAAGCTCCGTGCTTATCGTGCTAGCCGCTGTTGTATGCGGATTTACCGCGCCTTTTAGCGCCTTGCAACTGCTTTGGGTAAATCTCATAATGGACGGACCGCCCGCCCTTACACTAGGCTTAGAACCTGTCTGTAAAAATGTCTTGGACCAAAAGCCCACAAAACGCGATTCCAACATTATTACACGCAATATGCTTGTGCTAATTCTAAGCAGTGGAATCTTTATTGCCATAATGTGCTTATTGCAGTATTTTACGAACTTTTTAGGCGCAAGCGAAGAGCAAAAAGGCACGGCGCTTTTCACACTTTTTGTGATTTTTCAGCTTTTTAACGCCTTTAACGCAAGGGAGCTTAATAATCACAGCATTTTTAGCAATCTCTTAGGCAATCGCCTTATGCTAGGGACTTTTGTGCTAACCTTTGCCTTGCAAGTGCTAATTGTGGAGTTTGGTGGAAGTGCTTTTCAAACACAGCCTTTAGAATTTATCCTTTGGTGCAAAATTATTTGCGTGGGCTTTAGTGTGATTTTACTAGGCGAAATCACACGCCTTTTCTTGCGTAAAAATTCCAAAGATATTTACAAAAACAATTTTATCAATCTTTAA
- a CDS encoding energy transducer TonB gives MRNNLIALFLSLLIHLILFLLLFLRFEAKLENVYNPPPMGSEQGERVSLKHFRFQQGTNAPQNMESKNTNDSKASLESLASMESKKQESKTQEIEKEISQQKPKVSIAQPNKTPQTKESKTLNTSKTSQNSKASKETKASQVSNSRALEKSLSSPSIYDFGVSEQTQQIQDLYGIEFGSLSPNAQRFIKSNLDKIGKITQRYLRYPAIAGKVGQEGDNIVEFYLHPNGDITDLKLLHSSGYTLLDDNSLHTIKIAYKDYPYPIETTKIRIRVMYRIY, from the coding sequence ATGCGAAATAATCTAATTGCCCTTTTTCTGTCTCTTTTAATCCACTTGATTCTTTTTTTGTTGCTTTTTTTGCGTTTTGAAGCAAAACTCGAAAATGTCTATAATCCACCACCTATGGGAAGTGAGCAAGGGGAGCGCGTGAGTTTGAAACATTTTAGATTCCAGCAAGGGACCAATGCACCACAAAATATGGAATCCAAAAACACAAATGATTCCAAAGCAAGTTTAGAATCTTTAGCAAGTATGGAATCTAAAAAACAAGAGTCTAAAACACAGGAGATTGAAAAAGAGATTTCACAGCAAAAGCCAAAAGTTAGCATTGCACAACCTAATAAAACTCCGCAAACTAAAGAATCTAAAACTTTAAATACTTCTAAAACTTCCCAAAACTCCAAAGCATCAAAGGAGACTAAGGCTTCTCAAGTTTCAAATTCTAGAGCGTTAGAAAAAAGCCTATCATCACCTTCAATTTATGATTTTGGAGTGAGTGAGCAAACGCAACAAATCCAAGATTTATATGGAATAGAATTTGGTTCTTTAAGTCCAAATGCGCAAAGGTTCATTAAAAGCAATCTTGATAAAATTGGAAAAATCACGCAACGCTATTTAAGATACCCAGCAATCGCGGGCAAAGTTGGGCAAGAAGGCGATAATATCGTGGAGTTTTATCTCCATCCAAATGGTGATATTACGGATTTAAAATTATTGCATTCAAGCGGTTATACGCTTCTTGATGATAACTCATTGCACACCATTAAGATTGCCTATAAAGACTATCCTTATCCTATTGAAACGACAAAAATCCGCATTCGCGTGATGTATCGGATTTATTAG
- the fliN gene encoding flagellar motor switch protein FliN, with the protein MPADEFTLAKIQAPKQEDLARYLEGIINNYGGLLDMEVVFRSELGSTKIPLSEILQFEKGSIIDLQKPAGESVEIFINGRIIGKGEVMVYEKNLAIRVNEILDSNAIIYYLTRESISTV; encoded by the coding sequence ATGCCAGCAGATGAATTTACACTTGCAAAAATCCAAGCACCCAAGCAAGAAGATTTGGCGCGTTATTTAGAAGGGATTATAAATAATTATGGGGGGCTTTTGGATATGGAGGTTGTGTTCCGCTCCGAGCTTGGATCTACTAAGATTCCACTTTCTGAAATTTTGCAATTTGAAAAAGGTTCTATTATTGATTTGCAAAAGCCAGCGGGTGAGAGTGTTGAGATTTTTATTAATGGGCGGATTATTGGCAAGGGTGAAGTTATGGTGTATGAAAAAAACCTTGCAATCCGTGTGAATGAGATTTTAGATTCCAATGCGATTATTTATTATCTAACGCGTGAGAGTATTAGCACGGTATGA
- a CDS encoding coproporphyrinogen III oxidase family protein, giving the protein MIQQNFSISLVNTLMRYATQRYLHLRPSSLTKLPAPNPKKVQDKSYLLYMHIPFCATLCTYCSFNRFLFQEEKAKLYFENLRKEMQMVKDLGYDFSEVYVGGGTTSIMPDELCKTLDLAKSLFNIKEVSCESDPNHLQKETLESFKGRVDRLSVGVQSFDDGILRKIGRYEKFGSGEETYKKLEQAIGILPILNVDLIFNFPNQTQEMLVRDLELIKQLKPNQLTTYPLMSSPSVKSILKRSIGEVSLQNEAQLYEQILESLQNDFTPLSSWAFSHKGSEIFDEYVVDNDEYVGIGSGSFSFLNGTLYTNTFSLKEYAQKIQNGQMGVARERKYSKKSQLQYRLMVELFGGKASAKRFKERYNANLEWDLFKELSFLRLSGNIYKQGQDYYPTTQGKYLFLSMMKEFYIGMDRVREESRAALKEEDM; this is encoded by the coding sequence ATGATACAGCAAAACTTTTCTATTTCACTTGTAAATACACTAATGCGCTATGCAACGCAGCGTTATTTGCACTTACGCCCAAGCTCCCTTACAAAACTCCCAGCACCAAACCCTAAAAAAGTGCAAGATAAAAGTTATCTTTTATATATGCACATTCCATTTTGCGCAACCCTTTGCACTTATTGTTCTTTTAATCGTTTTTTATTCCAAGAAGAAAAAGCCAAACTCTACTTTGAAAACTTGCGTAAAGAAATGCAAATGGTTAAAGATTTGGGCTATGACTTTAGCGAAGTGTATGTAGGCGGTGGCACAACTTCCATTATGCCTGATGAGCTTTGTAAAACACTAGATCTTGCAAAATCTCTTTTTAACATTAAAGAAGTTTCTTGTGAGTCTGATCCTAACCACTTGCAAAAAGAAACGCTAGAATCCTTTAAAGGAAGAGTAGATAGACTCTCTGTTGGTGTGCAAAGCTTTGATGATGGAATCTTACGCAAAATTGGGCGCTATGAAAAGTTTGGTAGCGGGGAAGAAACCTACAAAAAACTAGAACAAGCCATAGGAATCTTACCAATTTTAAATGTAGATTTAATCTTTAATTTTCCAAACCAAACACAAGAAATGTTAGTAAGAGACTTAGAATTAATTAAACAACTAAAGCCCAACCAACTTACAACCTATCCGCTAATGTCTTCACCCTCTGTTAAAAGTATCCTAAAACGCTCCATAGGTGAAGTGAGCTTACAAAATGAAGCACAACTCTATGAACAAATCCTAGAGAGCTTACAAAATGACTTCACGCCACTTTCAAGCTGGGCATTCTCCCACAAGGGAAGCGAAATTTTTGATGAATATGTTGTGGATAATGATGAATATGTAGGAATTGGATCTGGCTCTTTTAGCTTCTTAAATGGCACACTCTATACCAACACATTTTCTCTAAAAGAATACGCACAAAAAATCCAAAATGGACAAATGGGTGTGGCAAGGGAGCGCAAATACTCCAAAAAATCACAATTACAATACCGCTTAATGGTAGAACTCTTTGGCGGTAAGGCAAGCGCCAAACGCTTCAAAGAGCGTTATAACGCAAACTTAGAATGGGATTTGTTTAAAGAACTTTCTTTCTTGCGCCTAAGTGGCAATATCTACAAGCAAGGGCAAGATTATTATCCAACCACACAGGGTAAATATCTATTTTTATCAATGATGAAAGAATTTTATATTGGAATGGATAGAGTGCGTGAAGAATCACGCGCGGCACTAAAAGAAGAGGATATGTAG
- a CDS encoding OmpA family protein has translation MALKKGCVSVALAIVLSGCAINQQNIGKVSGTAGGVLVGAGTGAIIGKQVSGNSGALVGAGIGAIAGGIAGFFIGDYIDKRRAEQRKISEAKNVKIEFENIKKDGTKQKNDKVIIKDNNQFKSASSTLNPNAKDYYTQIAKTYQVKDKKILIVGHTDDTGNSAFNQKLSEKRARAVGKVFAQNGVSTKNIYYQGAGSTQPKADNNTEKGRAENRRVEIIELDNEADVALYTSQNITNTKFLTKTKKEVMQKTSQKSLKETLAQTSKKDSKLPITQGMDFGGIKSKNTLLALTDEFGKIQKNSFFSLATKAYADNNIMLNCLNTRYIDDTPTKSLANDKELPKTSKFRKGLNASSWSANAGNHLIGIAPIAVLADNEVAKNPKVYLYKDYVVGSKAKANQAISTKTNTYNGSNGLLYRVYADSKNASFECMDIVFDNKNASQAKGYMYYSANGDILEKEFELKPIKK, from the coding sequence ATGGCTTTAAAAAAAGGTTGTGTATCAGTTGCTCTTGCCATAGTTTTAAGCGGTTGTGCAATTAATCAACAAAACATAGGTAAAGTTAGTGGAACTGCTGGTGGAGTTTTAGTTGGAGCTGGAACTGGAGCTATTATTGGCAAGCAAGTTAGTGGCAATAGTGGTGCATTAGTCGGTGCTGGAATTGGAGCAATAGCTGGTGGAATAGCAGGCTTTTTTATAGGAGATTATATAGACAAAAGGCGTGCAGAGCAACGCAAAATTTCAGAGGCAAAAAATGTAAAAATAGAGTTTGAGAACATTAAAAAAGATGGAACAAAACAAAAAAATGATAAAGTCATCATTAAAGATAACAATCAATTTAAATCCGCAAGCTCAACTCTTAATCCAAACGCAAAAGATTATTACACCCAAATTGCTAAAACCTATCAAGTAAAGGACAAAAAGATTCTTATTGTAGGGCACACGGATGATACAGGCAATAGCGCATTTAATCAAAAATTAAGTGAAAAACGCGCTAGAGCTGTTGGAAAAGTCTTTGCCCAAAATGGCGTCAGCACAAAAAATATTTACTATCAAGGAGCAGGTTCAACACAGCCAAAAGCAGATAATAATACAGAAAAAGGTAGAGCAGAAAATCGCCGTGTTGAAATTATAGAGCTTGACAATGAAGCAGATGTGGCACTCTATACTTCACAAAATATTACAAATACAAAATTTTTAACCAAAACCAAAAAAGAAGTTATGCAAAAGACTTCACAAAAATCCTTAAAAGAAACTCTAGCACAAACCTCCAAAAAGGATTCCAAACTTCCTATAACACAAGGAATGGACTTTGGTGGCATTAAAAGCAAAAATACACTTCTAGCATTAACAGATGAATTTGGAAAAATACAAAAAAATAGTTTTTTCTCTCTTGCAACAAAAGCATACGCAGATAATAATATTATGCTAAATTGTTTAAATACTAGATACATTGATGATACACCGACTAAATCTCTAGCAAATGATAAAGAGTTGCCCAAAACTTCAAAGTTTAGAAAGGGGCTTAACGCGAGCTCTTGGAGTGCAAATGCCGGAAATCATTTAATCGGCATAGCCCCTATTGCGGTGCTAGCAGATAATGAAGTTGCTAAAAACCCAAAAGTCTATCTTTACAAAGATTATGTTGTAGGCTCCAAAGCAAAGGCAAATCAAGCCATCTCTACAAAAACCAACACTTATAATGGAAGCAATGGCTTGCTTTATAGAGTTTATGCAGATAGCAAAAATGCTTCCTTTGAATGTATGGATATAGTCTTTGATAATAAAAATGCAAGTCAAGCTAAGGGATATATGTATTATAGTGCAAATGGAGATATTCTAGAAAAAGAATTTGAATTAAAGCCTATTAAAAAATAA